The proteins below come from a single Osmerus mordax isolate fOsmMor3 chromosome 3, fOsmMor3.pri, whole genome shotgun sequence genomic window:
- the tufm gene encoding elongation factor Tu, mitochondrial, whose product MAALVGLRACLSAFQLSSPGLLNSSFKLCTVPLSRRTFAAEAKKTYARDKPHVNIGTIGHVDHGKTTLTAAITKVLAEAGGARYKKYEDIDNAPEEKARGITINASHVEYTTANRHYAHTDCPGHADYVKNMITGTSQLDGCILVVAATDGQMPQTREHLLLARQIGVEHVVVFVNKADAVEDKEMLELVELEIRELLTEFGYDGENTPVIIGSALCALESRQPDLGVNAVMQLLDVVDNYVPLPKRELDKPFLLPIEGVYSIPGRGTVVSGTLERGVIKKGDECEFVGHNRVFKSVVTGIEMFHQSLDRAEAGDNLGALVRGVKREDMRRGMVMSKPGSIQPHQKVKAQVYVLSKEEGGRHKPFVTNFMPVMFSLTWDMTCRVTLPGDKEMVMPGEDTSLTLTLRQPMVLEKGQRFTLRDGNKTIGTGLVTDILTKTDDDNANWG is encoded by the exons ATGGCGGCGCTCGTGGGGCTTCGTGCATGTCTCTCCG ccttTCAGCTCTCCTCACCAGGTCTACTAAACAGCTCTTTTAAACTG TGTACTGTGCCACTGAGTAGACGAACCTTTGCAGCAGAAGCCAAGAAAACCTATGCAAGAGACAAGCCTCATGTGAACATTGGCACTATCGGTCATGTTGACCACGGCAAGACCACACTAACGGCTGCCATTACCAAAG TGCTGGcggaggctggaggagctcGCTACAAGAAGTATGAGGACATTGACAATGCTCCTGAGGAGAAGGCTCGTGGCATCACTATCAATGCTTCCCATGTGGAGTATACCACGGCCAACAGACACTACGCACACACTGACTGCCCTGGCCATGCTGACTATGTCAAG AACATGATCACAGGCACCTCTCAGCTGGATGGGTGTATCTTGGTGGTAGCTGCCACAGATGGCCAGATGCCACAGACACGAGAGCACCTCCTGCTGGCCAGGCAGATTGGCGTGGAGCATGTGGTGGTGTTTGTGAACAAGGCCGATGCTGTGGAGGACAAGGAGATGCTGGAGTTGGTGGAGCTGGAGATCCGGGAGCTGCTCACTGagtttggctacgatggtgaaAACACGCCGGTCATCATCGGCTCCGCCCTGTGTGCTCTTGAG AGCAGGCAACCTGACCTGGGGGTGAATGCTGTGATGCAGCTGCTGGATGTGGTGGATAACTATGTCCCTCTGCCTAAAAGAGAGCTGGATAAACCGTTCCTGCTGCCTATAGAGGGAGTCTACTCTATCCCAG GCAGAGGCACTGTGGTGTCAGGCACTTTGGAGAGAGGGGTCATCAAGAAGGGGGATGAGTGTGAGTTTGTTGGACACAATCGAGTCTTCAAGTCTGTGGTAACAG gtatTGAGATGTTCCACCAATCCCTTGACCGGGCCGAGGCCGGGGACAACCTGGGTGCTCTAGTCCGGGGCGTCAAGAGAGAGGACATGAGGAGGGGCATGGTCATGAGCAAACCTGGCTCTATTCAGCCCCACCAGAAAGTCAAGGCCCAG GTGTATGTTTTAagtaaggaggaaggagggagacacaAGCCGTTTGTCACCAACTTCATGCCTGTCATGTTCTCTCTGACCTGGGACATGACTTGcagggtgaccctaccaggagACAAG GAGATGGTGATGCCTGGGGAAGacacctctctcaccctcactcttCGCCAGCCGATGGTTCTGGAAAAGGGTCAAAGATTCACTCTGAGAGATGGAAACAAAACCATCGGCACAGGTCTGGTCACAGACATACTGACGAAAACAGACGATGATAATGCCAACTggggatga
- the kcnj12b gene encoding ATP-sensitive inward rectifier potassium channel 12, with the protein MSVGRAPRYSIVSTEEEGLRLGTMPAVGNGFGKIHTRSKCRSRFVNKNGQCNVRFSHMNEKSQRYISDIFTTCVDIRWRYMFVVFSLVFVVSWLVFGLAFWVIALLHGDMENPGGGDGFIPCVLQVNSFVAAFLFSVETQTTIGYGFRCVTEECPAAVFMVVFQSIMGCIIDSFMIGAIMAKMARPKKRAETLLFSHNAVVAMRDGKLCLMWRVGNLRKSHVVEAHVRAQFIQPRVTEEGEYIPLDQIDVNVGYDKGIDRIFLVSPLTILHEIDEESPLFGISKQDLETSDFEIVVIMEGMVEATAMTAQARTSYLSSEILWGHRFEPVVFEEKNRYKVDYAHFHKTFEVPSTPQCSAKDMMESKSLTPSANSFCYENELAFISRDEEQEGQVEVEDGNMVPELERLQANSEHDQRLFRRESEI; encoded by the coding sequence ATGAGCGTGGGCAGGGCGCCTCGCTACAGCATCGTGTCCACTGAAGAAGAAGGTCTGCGCCTCGGCACCATGCCCGCTGTGGGGAACGGCTTCGGGAAGATTCACACTCGCAGCAAGTGCCGCAGTCGCTTCGTCAACAAGAACGGGCAGTGCAATGTCCGCTTCTCACACATGAATGAAAAATCCCAGCGCTACATATCTGACATCTTCACCACGTGCGTGGACATTCGCTGGCGCTACATGTTTGTAGTGTTCAGCCTCGTCTTTGTGGTGTCCTGGCTAGTCTTTGGTCTGGCCTTCTGGGTAATTGCCCTGCTGCACGGTGATATGGAAAATCCCGGGGGTGGTGATGGCTTTATTCCTTGTGTCTTACAAGTCAATAGTTTTGTGGCTGCTTTCCTGTTCTCGGTTGAGACCCAGACCACCATCGGCTATGGTTTCCGCTGTGTGACCGAGGAGTGCCCAGCTGCCGTATTCATGGTGGTCTTCCAGTCCATCATGGGCTGCATTATTGACTCCTTCATGATTGGCGCCATCATGGCTAAAATGGCGCGGCCCAAGAAGAGGGCTGAGACGCTGCTGTTCAGCCACAACGCCGTCGTGGCCATGCGGGATGGGAAGCTGTGCCTGATGTGGAGAGTGGGGAACCTCAGGAAGAGTCACGTGGTAGAGGCTCACGTCCGGGCCCAGTTCATCCAGCCTCGAGTCACAGAAGAAGGAGAGTACATCCCTCTGGACCAAATTGATGTCAACGTAGGATATGACAAAGGCATTGACCGCATCTTCTTGGTCTCGCCCCTTACAATACTGCATGAGATTGACGAAGAAAGCCCTCTATTTGGCATCAGCAAACAGGACTTGGAGACCTCAGACTTTGAGATTGTGGTGATAATGGAAGGGATGGTTGAAGCCACAGCTATGACGGCGCAGGCTCGCACTTCCTACTTGTCTTCAGAGATCCTGTGGGGTCATCGCTTTGAGCCGGTCGTCTTTGAAGAGAAGAACCGCTACAAAGTGGATTATGCTCATTTCCACAAGACCTTCGAGGTGCCATCAACCCCCCAGTGCAGTGCCAAGGACATGATGGAGAGCAAGTCTCTAACACCCAGTGCCAACTCCTTCTGTTATGAGAATGAGCTAGCTTTCATTAGCAGGGATGAGGAGCAAGAGGGACAGGTTGAAGTGGAGGATGGGAACATGGTACCAGAGCTGGAGAGACTACAGGCTAACTCAGAACATGACCAGAGGTTGTTTCGTAGAGAATCTGAAATATGA
- the tmem86b gene encoding lysoplasmalogenase — protein MDILETDAYDRRQRRNTSCVLFVSLLPFFLAAAGYFYLWIPDSSPSLLAAGVKAAPILLLALLVMSYNGGQSVLGVAGGLMLSAAGDCCLIWPEMFLHGMASFALAHLLYSLTFLSARYSTASTSSSCSVVLYVLLWLVGGGMYTYLFPFIQEAPDSAVLTPGVGVYVILIVLMATLAFRTRHPLTVLGSLIFMTSDLTLALQLFNVIEPTNQGKATVMTTYYLAQLLIAMGDIRAGESTDNFAKWKRS, from the exons ATGGATATCCTGGAGACAGATGCCTATGACAGAAGACAACGCAGGAACACG TCCTgtgttctgtttgtctctctccttcctttcttcctggcTGCTGCTGGCTACTTCTACCTGTGGAttcctgactcctccccctccctgctggcTGCAGGTGTGAAGGCGGCCCCCATCCTCCTGCTGGCGCTGCTGGTGATGAGCTACAACGGGGGCCAGAGTGTCCTGGGCGTGGCCGGGGGGCTGATGCTCTCTGCTGCTGGGGACTGTTGTCTCATATGGCCTGAGATGTTCCTCCATG GAATGGCCTCCTTTGCACTGGCCCACCTGTTGTACTCACTCACCTTCCTCTCTGCTCGCTACTCTacggcctccacctcctccagctgctctgtGGTCCTGTACGTGTTGCTCTGGCTGGTGGGAGGTGGTATGTACACATACCTCTTCCCCTTCATTCAGGAAGCACCAGACTCAGCCGTCCTGACTCCTGGCGTGGGAGTGTACGTCATCCTGATTGTCTTAATGGCAACATTAGCCTTCCGCACCCGTCACCCGCTGACTGTCCTTGGTAGTTTGATCTTCATGACATCTGACCTGACACTCGCCCTACAGTTGTTCAATGTGATCGAACCAACAAACCAAGGAAAGGCAACTGTAATGACAACATACTACCTGGCACAGCTTCTCATAGCCATGGGTGACATCAGAGCTGGTGAAAGCACTGACAACTTTGCCAAATGGAAGAGGTCTTGA
- the hspbp1 gene encoding hsp70-binding protein 1 — translation MAEGNRRYPPNLQGVLRLAVEAGTSADGHAPAVPMTEERKDFLRGVLAEMSKGQMNEVEQMKECLVVLSRTEVCARGRGEGDEGEEEEDEREAALELLSELCENLDNARDLMTLGGLDLCVSQCLCDAQSGVRWRSAQLIACCAQNMPEVQCHLLSKGALSTLLQLTDSDPHPTVRVKALYAVSCLVREQEAGLQAFLSEDGFSVLMRGMQSDNEKLRTKSAFLLLNLLRAHPEQTDTVVSMGMVQQLVAVLRSPHSSFHEHVLGALCCLVQQCPRGLQDCRSRELGLDELLTQRASDLQDRDECQEELDFCMSLRAACFHGRQHDDNGMDR, via the exons ATGGCAGAAGGGAACAGGAGGTATCCTCCCAACCTGCAGGGGGTGCTGCGGCTAGCAGTGGAGGCAGGCACCTCGGCTGATGGACATGCCCCAGCAGTGCCCATGACAGAGGAG AGAAAGGACTTTTTAAGAGGTGTTCTTGCTGAAATGAGTAAAGGACAGATGAATGAGGTGGAGCAGATGAAGGAGTGTTTGGTGGTCCTGAGCAGGACCGAGGTGTGTGcacgggggagaggagagggggacgagggagaggaggaagaggatgagagggaagcAGCATTGGAGCTGCTCTCTGAGTTGTGTGAGAACCTGGACAATGCGAGAG ACCTCATGACCCTGGGGGggctggacctgtgtgtgtcccagtgttTGTGCGACGCCCAGAGCGGTGTGAGGTGGCGCTCTGCCCAGCTCATCGCCTGCTGCGCCCAGAACATGCCTGAGGTGCAGTGCCACTTGCTCAGCAAGGGGGCGCTATCAACACTGCTGCAACTGACTGACTCTGATCCTCATCCCACTGTCAGAGTCAAGGCCCTCTACGCCGTTTCAT GTCTGGTTCGGGAGCAGGAGGCCGGCCTGCAGGCCTTCCTGTCGGAGGACGGCTTCTCGGTGCTCATGCGAGGAATGCAAAGTGACAATGAGAAATTGAGAACCAAGTCTGCTTTCTTACTGCTGAACCTGCTCAGAGCCCACCCAGAGCAGACAG ACACGGTTGTCTCTATGGGCATGGTGCAGCAGCTGGTGGCTGTCCTccgctctcctcactcctctttcCATGAACATGTGCTTGGGGCCCTCTGCTG tctggTGCAGCAGTGTCCTCGGGGCCTGCAGGACTGCAGGAGTCGTGAGCTGGGCCTGGACGAGCTGCTCACCCAGCGAGCCTCAGACCTCCAGGACCGAGACGAGTGTCAG GAAGAGTTGGACTTCTGTATGAGTCTGAGGGCAGCTTGTTTCCATGGGCGGCAACATGATGACAATGGAATGGATCGCTGA
- the aspdh gene encoding aspartate dehydrogenase domain-containing protein: MMRIGIVGYGHLGQFLVEKITTAGARLGVTLAFVWNRNPDKLRGSVPEELILYDLSDFKDRGVDVIVEVCHPRIVKEFGVLFLSHTHFLVGSPSALSDQHLNTQLRQAAEEHGRTLYLPTGALWGGQDIQRLDDSGALKALFIRMSKHPSCFRLTGDVLSDWTSNEGRRVLFSGSVAELCPVAPNNVNTMAAAAIAAGTLGFDGVRGEIVSDTALSDYHVVEVEVIGLNGFSVHTVRKNPAKLGAVTGTATFNSFWSSLLVCKGHGGQVYLC; encoded by the exons atGATGAGGATTGGAATTGTGGGTTATGGCCATTTAG GGCAGTTCCTGGTGGAGAAGATCACAACAGCAGGTGCCAGACTGGGTGTGACGTTGGCCTTCGTGTGGAACAGAAACCCAGACAAGCTCAGAGGCTCGGTGCCTGAAGAACTGATTCTTTACGACCTCTCAGACTTTAAAGACAG aggcGTGGATGTGATCGTGGAGGTGTGTCATCCCAGAATAGTCAAAGAATTTGgagtcctttttctctctcatacacatttTTTG GTAGGGTCCCCGTCTGCCCTCTCAGACcagcacctgaacacacagctgCGCCAGGCAGCAGAGGAACATGGGAGGACTCTCTACCTCCCCACTGGTGCCTTGTGGGGAGGCCAGGACATCCAGAGGCTGGATGATAGTGGAGCATTGAag GCACTGTTCATCCGGATGTCCAAACATCCATCTTGTTTCCGTCTGACTGGAGATGTGCTCTCAGACTGGACCAGCAATGAAGGGAGGCGGGTTTTATTCAGTGGTTCGGTGGCTGAACTATGTCCTGTTGCCCCTAACAACGTAAACACAATGGCAGCGGCGGCGATTGCTGCAGGAACGCTGGGCTTCGATGGCGTCCGAGGAGAAATAGTGTCTGACACAGC GTTAAGTGACTATCACGTGGTAGAAGTGGAGGTGATCGGTTTGAATGGTTTCTCCGTGCACACTGTAAGGAAAAACCCAGCCAAACTGGGTGCTGTTACTGGGACTGCGACTTTTAACTCTTTCTGGAGCAGTTTACTGG tCTGCAAGGGGCATGGAGGTCAAGTTTACCTGTGCTAA